The window taaccgatgacgcagtatattgtgacacttgTATTGTCATACAgtggttgcagtactgcgggacttggttgcagccattgctagaccTGACCTTTttgtttcgatgggaagtgttgggctcggcagggagtacattttggagcgctacgctccgccttaaaccaataggagcagagctcccctatggggctccgctccactcattgaactggagttacactccggtaactatcgtttTCCCGCAATGTTTTTTTAAGTTTCTTATTCaatacaccagccagctggtggCGATAATGCACCATTAACATTGGATGACAACCGCCGCTAAACCCCATCGAATAAGAAGCATGTGCTGTCGCGAAATCAGGATTGTCGAACGACACTAAAGTACTGTAGCCTACTCCGGTTTACTTTTGTGTATTATATTATAGTCTACACATCCAAGAGTCACTCTCATTGAACAAAGACTCAAACGGGTAGGTAACATGTCCATATTTGATTTATTCTGTTATAATGCTGTATGCTATGTTGTGTTGGCGCTGTATTAGCAGTTTCCTTCTGAGATTGCCTGTAGATCTTTTGTCACTAACAACAACATTAACTGAATCTTTATCTCACTTTTAGCTAGTTGAATCCAAGAAAATGGTGGCTGGTGAGTATAGTTCATTGTTTGGGGTTAGTTTTGGCAAGGTAACTGCTTTGTCTAAGAAAAATATTGCATTAGTTTAGTTAACCATAATGATGATGACCTATGTACTGAATGCTTGTTTCTCTATTTAGTATCGGTGATTGCCATGGCAGTTGGAACTGGTAAAGTGTCCTTTTACCAATTCTTCTAAGAATGAATAGCCTACAGATACATGACTGTAAAAGGGCTAGCTGGAGCCATCTGAGCGGTTGGCCTTAGATGCCCTCACCAATTAGTGACTTAATGCTGACTCTACTTTGGTCTGACCCCACTACAGGCGGTCCGGCAAGAACCAGGCAGATGTGTTCATATCCAGAGTTTTACCACCACCCATAGtattaacacacagacacactcttcaGTTATTTAGAAATATACTTTTTCTAAACGGAATAACTAACTTTTGAGGTATGACATGCTGTATGTGAACCTAACAGTTGGATATTAAATATTACCCATCTAAGAGAGAAGTTGTTGGGCTCATCCTTATATCCATGCCTTCCAGTACTATTAGTAACTAAGCATCGTTTAGCAGCACAAAACCCCCAACAGTAGGCCCAACTCACTTTCTTAGACGCACGCACAATCTTCCTAGTGAACAGCCAACTTGGTCACCAGCCAAAACTTGCGTCGTCTTCTTCCGATTAAAACACGCCATAGACTGGTGGCCCGTGACTCAGCATAATGGAATCCTGATATTTGTTACTACAAAACTCCAATGTCAAAACAAATGTTTGTCACTTTATTACAATTTAAACAACAGTATGGGGAGACATGTCTACAATCTGCATTCTGCACTGTAATTTTGCCCTCGTGCACATGACAGTAGTGCCATATCTGCTTATGGGAGGTGTGACCCAGAACTCctgtgtttttgtttgcttgttgAAAGGTTTGTTGTTTGGGCCTGACAGGTACAGCTGCATTGCTCATGGCCCCTGTTGCTTTGGGAGTGATGGGGTTTGGTGCTGGTGGGGTTGCAGCTGGATCAACCGCAGCAGGCATGATGTCTTCTGCAGCCGTGGCCAATGGAGGTGGGGTAGCAGCAGGGAGCCTTGTTGCTGCTCTACAGTCAGCAGGTAAAGATGACAAGAAATTGAATTTTTCAATGTAATGTAAACTAAATTTATCAGGACAGTCTTGTGGTTCTGTCATGATTTTAACTAGTGTGTTGGACATAAATAGGCCTAATCTGGTTGCTGTTCCTCTAGGAGCTGCAGGACTCACTAGTGTggccacagtggttgtgggaagTGTAGGAGCGGCAGCCGGTGGAGCGGTGGGATGGGTGACGTCGAAGTTCAGGGGGTGACCTCAACATTCAGCCCTATTGACGCTGGGGTCTCATCCTCGCTATGATTATATTGATAATATCATTGATTATACTGAATATTTGGCTTCGTCCCATACTGTATGTGCTGAGCTGTAGGATAGAAAAGTTGACTATAGCACACAGTGTTATGAGGGTACTGAATGTTCTCATTGATTTCTGACTGATAAAGAGGATGTGTTGAGGTTGATTAGTGAAAAGATCAGTGAGTATTGCAATGCATTCCCTTGCTATGAAGACTgaagaaaaataaatatattttcaatttgCCAAGGAGGTTGTGCTTATtggtcaattccattttaatttgGTCAATGTAAGAGATTAATTGAAATTCGATTACATTTTAATGTAGTGAAAATGCATGAAAACTAAAGGATTTGTCTGTATAAAATGACATTTGTGATTGCAGATTTATAGGCTATAAATATTATTGTAGGCCAACTAATGTGGACGGGGGCCCATTCCATTGAAAATCAGTTCAATGTCTTGGTTTGAAGTTACTTTGAGATCATTGATTTGGGCATGGAATTTACATGTTAAATATCGTATTTACTTCCAGTtctttttagagagagagagagagtagactgtTGCTTCTCTGTATTCTGATCTTGGAATTCTCATGTGGGGCCATCACATGTGAGTCATGACACTGAACAATCCTAAGGGtggagtgtttcagcatgataaagtTTAATGAGGTTGGAGGAGGGTTTGGGGGGAGGGTGTGGTAGAAGTTAGGGATTTCTTTGTTTTTGAATTTAATTTTCATGGTAGTACAGAATTGGGCAGATCATGATTGAGGGTacattccagcacagtaggtggcggcatgcactttAAACATTTGTTTGCCGACTGCAATGATATCATAGAGGTAGAGTAATCCCACAGAACAATGACCGATATTTCACCGGaggtataaatgtgaagcatccgcctTGCtttttccactcactaccaaatatggtagtgagaggaagcccactggctggaggtgggagaagatggaacgagatggattttggccgtcATTCTGCagattttctcatcgatgaaataTTTGATCTCAATGcaattttctgttcccaaaactagaatatgttatgaacagagtgggtAAAGTGTTATAGAGTTTACTCTTTGTACAAGTTTttaaaaattgcgttgtttaggagtgcaaaggAAAATTTAGTTATTGGGCACAAACACTTCATAGTAGGCTTTCCCCTAACGGAAGTATGCAGATGCATGCTAGAAcgcaccaataggatctcgctagctcgtgcttggctctgcccacctcctttcTTGTTCtacccactatgactcatttgttcccattggaaacgacaggttgtggtctatcttggtttagttctAAGAAATATTTGGTAATCCTTTTCCCTTTATCGCAAAGTATAATGgatatatattatagtccagttgggggcggtaTTGCAACGGTATTGCCGACCGCTGTTAACTCCGAAGAAGATTTCCACAAACGTATTTGTCCAGTAGATGATCACAAAGTTACAGCTCTGACTCATGAGCAAAAGTACTGTAGGCTACCACAGAGTTATTGACTGTACTCTGGACTTGATCATAAACATTTTGAAACAGAGTGTGATCTTACAAGAAGTGGTCTTATtttgagtttgtgtgtgtctgcggaGCAGAAGTGTGTTTTAAGACTCAAGATATCGGAGTGAAAGTTTCCTGTGTGTGGATTTTCGTAGCAGGGCGCCTATCAAGTGGGTTATTTCTGGGGTGGCGCAAGAAATGAAGGCAGAggataatactgaagacatcgatggagtggttggtgcacgtCGACTGACCTGTATGCTGAAAATAAATTCACTTAATCCATGCGACTGTTTTTGATGAGTCTCTCCCTTCTCATATAAAGTTAGTATTCACGAGATACCCTGTAAGAGCTTTTGTGCACAAGCCCCTTCAGTGTCATAAATGTAAAAGATTTGGTCAAGTGTGTGCAGAAGGAAAGAATATCGTAAACCAGATGACGTGAAATGCTGCAGCTGTGGAGGTGAACATGCGCctagagtgccctgttagggtgaatgAGAATGAGGTGGTTAAGGAGTGTCCAGCGTGTATCCTATCTGGAGGCGGTGAGAAGATTGGAAGTAACGAATGGCGGGGAAGAAACAATGGTAATAGAGCCACCACGACCAGTGAAGGTTTCTCATCAACCGAGGGATAGTGAAATACTacatgttaaaaaggtggactttgtattatttattgcAATGGTCATAAACCGTACAGCACACGTGGAGAAGAAGTCTAAGAAAATTGGAATCATTGTGAATGCCGCTGAACGTTTTTTGGGTCTTTGTGATTTCACGGCCGTGCAAGAAATCCTGTCAGTGAATGGACCGCCATCTGTGTAGGGATGTATTTTGGAGTGGACTGTGATTGAAGAAGTGGGATGGGTTTTCTTAGTTGAcctgttttattttttatgatgTCGTTTTCCCGCAATGTTTTTTAAAGTTTCTTATTCaatacaccagccagctggtggCGATAATGAACCATTAACATTGGATGACAACCGCCGCTAAACCCCATCGAATAAGAAGCATGTGCTGTCGCGAAATCAGGATTGTCGAATGACACTAAAGTACTGTAGCCTACTCCGGTTTACTTTTGTGTATTATATTATAGTCTACACATCCAAGAGTCACTCTCATTGAACAAAGACTCAAACGGGTAGGTAACATGTCCATATTTGATTTATTCTGTTATAATGCTGTATGCTATGTTGTGTTGGCGCTGTATTATCAGTTTCCTTCTGAGATCGCCTGTGAGAATGCCTGTAGTTCTTTTGTCACTAACAACAACATTAACTGAATCTTTATCTCACTTTTAGCTAGTTGAATCCAAGAAAATGGTGGCTGGTGAGTATAGTTCATTGTTTGGGGTTAGTTTTGGCAAGGTAACTGCTTTGTCTAAGAAAAATATTGCATTAGTTTAGTTAACCATAATGATGATGACCTATGTACTGAATGCTTGTTTCTCTATTTAGTATCGGTGATTGCCATGGCAGTTGGAACTGGTAAAGTGTCCTTTTACCAATTCTTCTAAGAATTAATAGCCTACAGATACATGACTGTAAAAAGGGCTAGCTGGAGCCATCTGAGCGGTTGGCCTTAGATGCCCTCACCAATTAGTGACTTAATGCTGACTCTACTTTGGTCTGACCCCACTACAGGCGGTCCGGCAAGAACCAGGCAGATGTGTTCATATCCAGAGTTTTACCACCACCCATAGtattaacacacagacacactcttcaGTTATTTAGAAATATACTTTTTCTAAACGGAATAACTAACTTTTGAGGTATGACATGCTGTATGTGAACCTAACAGTTGGATATTAAATATTACCCATCTAAGAGAGAAGTTGTTGGGCTCATCCTTATATCCATGCCTTCCAGTACTATTAGTAACTAAGCATCGTTTAGCAGCACAAAACCCCCAACAGTAGGCCCAACTCACTTTCTTAGACGCACGCACAATCTTCCTAGTGAACAGCCAACTTGGTCACCAGCCAAAACTTGCGTCGTCTTCTTCCGATTAAAACACGCCATAGACTGGTGGCCCGTGACTCAGCATAATGGAATCCTGATATTTGTTACTACAAAACTCCAATGTCAAAACAAATGTTTGTCACTTTATTACAATTTAAACAACAGTATGGGGAGACATGTCTACAATCTGCATTCTGCACTGTAATTTTGCCCTCGTGCACATGACAGTAGTGCCATATCTGCTTATGGGAGGTGTGACCCAGAACTCctgtgtttttgtttgcttgttgAAAGGTTTGTTGTTTGGGCCCGACAGGTACAGCTGCATTGCTCATGGCCCCTGTTGCTTTGGGAGTGATGGGGTTTGGTGCTGGTGGGGTTGCAGCTGGATCAACCGCAGCAGGCATGATGTCTTCTGCAGCCGTGGCCAATGGAGGTGGGGGTAGCAGCAGGGAGCCTTGTTGCTGCTCTACAGTCAGCAGGTAAAGATGACAAGAAATTGAATTTTTCAATGTAATGTAAACTAAATTTATCAGGACAGTCTTGTGGTTCTGTCATGATTTTAACTAGTGTGTTGGACATAAATAGGCCTAATCTGGTTGCTGTTCCTCTAGGAGCTGCAGGACTCACTAGTGTggccacagtggttgtgggaagTGTAGGAGCGGCAGCCGGTGGAGCGGTGGGATGGGTGACGTCGAAGTTCAGGGGTGACCTCAACATTCAGCCCTATTGACGCTGGGGTCTCATCCTCGCTATGATTATATTGATAATATCATTGATTATACTGAATATTTGGCTTCGTCCCATACTGTATGTGCTGAGCTGTAGGATAGAAAAGTTGACTATAGCACACAGTGTTATGAGGGTACTGAATGTTCTCATTGATTTCTGACTGATAAAGAGGATGTGTTGAGGTTGATTAGTGAAAAGATCAGTGAGTATTGCAATGCATTCCCTTGCTATGAAGACTgaagaaaaataaatatattttcaatttgCCAAGGAGGTTGTGCTTATtggtcaattccattttaatttgGTCAATGTAAGAGATTAATTGAAATTCGATTACATTTTAATGTAGTGAAAATGCATGAAAACTAAAGGATTTGTCTGTATAAAATGACATTTGTGATTGCAGATTTATAGGCTATAAATATTATTGTAGGCCAACTAATGTGGACGGGGGCCCATTCCATTGAAAATCAGTTCAATGTCTTGGTTTGAAGTTACTTTGAGATCATTGATTTGGGCATGGAATTTACATGTTAAATATCGTATTTACTTCCAGTtctttttagagagagagagagagtagactgtTGCTTCTCTGTATTCTGATCTTGGAATTCTCATGTGGGGCCATCACATGTGAGTCATGACACTGAACAATCCTAAGGGtggagtgtttcagcatgataaagtTTAATGAGGTTGGAGGAGGGTTTGGGGGGAGGGTGTGGTAGAAGTTAGGGATTTCTTTGTTTTTGAATTTAATTTTCATGGTAGTACAGAATTGGGCAGATCATGATTGAGGGTacattccagcacagtaggtggcggcatgcactttAAACATTTGTTTGCCGACTGCAATGATATCATAGAGGTAGAGTAATCCCACAGAACAATGACCGATATTTCACCGGaggtataaatgtgaagcatccgccttgcttttccactcactaccaaatatggtagtgagaggaagcccactggctggaggtgggagaagatggaacgagatggattttggccgtcATTCTGCagattttctcatcgatgaaataTTTGATCTCAATGcaattttctgttcccaaaactagaatatgttatgaacagagtgggtAAAGTGTTATAGAGTTTACTCTTTGTACAAGTTTttaaaaattgcgttgtttaggagtgcaaaggAAAATTTAGTTATTGGGCACAAACACTTCATAGTAGGCTTTCCCTAACGGAAGTATGCAGATGCATGCTAGAAcgcaccaataggatctcgctagctcgtgcttggctctgcccacctcctttcTTGTTCtacccactatgactcatttgttcccattggaaacgacaggttgtggtctatcttggtttagttctAAGAAATATTTGGTAATCCTTTTCCCTTTATCGCAAAGTATAATGgatatatattatagtccagttgggggcggtaTTGCAACGGTATTGCCGACCGCTGTTAACTCCGAAGAAGATTTCCACAAACGTATTTGTCCAGTAGATGATCACAAAGTTACAGCTCTGACTCATGAGCAAAAAGTACTGTAGGCTACCACAGAGTTATTGACTGTACTCTGGACTTGATCATAAACATTTTGAAACAGAGTGTGATCTTACAAGAAGTGGTCTTATTttgagtttgtgtgtgtactgCGGAGCAGAAGTGTGTTTTAAGACTCAAGATATCGGAGTGAAAGTTTCCTGTGTGTGGATTTTCGTAGCAGGGCGCCTATCAAGTGGGTTATTTCTGGGGTGGCGCAAGAAATGAAGGCAGAggataatactgaagacatcgatggagtggttggtgcacgtCGACTGACCTGTATGCTGAAAATAAATTCACTTAATCCATGCGACTGTTTTTGATGAGTCTCTCCCTTCTCATATAAAGTTAGTATTCACGAGATACCCTGTAAGAGCTTTTGTGCACAAGCCCCTTCAGTGTCATAAATGTAAAAGATTTGGTCAAGTGTGTGCAGAAGGAAAGAATATCGTAAACCAGATGACGTGAAATGCTGCAGCTGTGGAGGTGAACATGCGCctagagtgccctgttagggtgaatgAGAATGAGGTGGTTAAGGAGTGTCCAGCGTGTATCCTATCTGGAGGCGGTGAGAAGATTGGAAGTAACGAATGGCGGGGGAAGAAACAATGGTAATAGAGCCACCACGACCAGTGAAGGTTTCTCATCAACCGAGGGATAGTGAAATACTACATGTTAAAAAAGATggactttgtattatttattgcAATGGTCATAAACCGTACAGCACACGTGGAGAAGAAGTCTAAGAAAATTGGAATCATTGTGAATGCCGCTGAACGTTTTTTTGGGTCTTTGTGATTTCACGGCCGTGCAAGAAATCCTGTCAGTGAATGGACCGCCATCTGTGTAGGGATGTATTTTGGAGTGGACTGTGATTGAAGAAGTGGGATGGGTTTTCTTAGTTGAcctgttttattttttatgatgTCGTTTTCCCGCAATGTTTTTTAAAGTTTCTTATTCaatacaccagccagctggtggCGATAATGAACCATTAACATTGGATGACAACCGCCGCTAAACCCCATCGAATAAGAAGCATGTGCTGTCGCGAAATCAGGATTGTCGAATGACACTAAAGTACTGTAGCCTACTCCGGTTTACTTTTGTGTATTATATTATAGTCTACACATCCAAGAGTCACTCTCATTGAACAAAGACTCAAACGGGTAGGTAACATGTCCATATTTGATTTATTCTGTTATAATGCTGTATGCTATGTTGTGTTGGCGCTGTATTATCAGTTTCCTTCTGAGATCGCCTGTGAGAATGCCTGTAGTTCTTTTGTCACTAACAACAACATTAACTGAATCTTTATCTCACTTTTAGCTAGTTGAATCCAAGAAAATGGTGGCTGGTGAGTATAGTTCATTGTTTGGGGTTAGTTTTGGCAAGGTAACTGCTTTGTCTAAGAAAAATATTGCATTAGTTTAGTTAACCATAATGATGATGACCTATGTACTGAATGCTTGTTTCTCTATTTAGTATCGGTGATTGCCATGGCAGTTGGAACTGGTAAAGTGTCCTTTTACCAATTCTTCTAAGAATTAATAGCCTACAGATACATGACTGTAAAAAGGGCTAGCTGGAGCCATCTGAGCGGTTGGCCTTAGATGCCCTCACCAATTAGTGACTTAATGCTGACTCTACTTTGGTCTGACCCCACTACAGGCGGTCCGGCAAGAACCAGGCAGATGTGTTCATATCCAGAGTTTTACCACCACCCATAGtattaacacacagacacactcttcaGTTATTTAGAAATATACTTTTTCTAAACGGAATAACTAACTTTTGAGGTATGACATGCTGTATGTGAACCTAACAGTTGGATATTAAATATTACCCATCTAAGAGAGAAGTTGTTGGGCTCATCCTTATATCCATGCCTTCCAGTACTATTAGTAACTAAGCATCGTTTAGCAGCACAAAACCCCCAACAGTAGGCCCAACTCACTTTCTTAGACGCACGCACAATCTTCCTAGTGAACAGCCAACTTGGTCACCAGCCAAAACTTGCGTCGTCTTCTTCCGATTAAAACACGCCATAGACTGGTGGCCCGTGACTCAGCATAATGGAATCCTGATATTTGTTACTACAAAACTCCAATGTCAAAACAAATGTTTGTCACTTTATTACAATTTAAACAACAGAATGGGGAGACATGTCTACAATCTGCATTCTGCACTATAATTTTGCCCTCGTGCACATGACAGTAGTGCCATATCTGCTTATGGGAGGTGTGACCCAGAACTCctgtgtttttgtttgcttgttgAAAGGTTTGTTGTTTGGGCCTGACAGGTACAGCTGCAATGCTCATGGCCCCTGTTGCTTTGGGAGTGATGGGGTTTGGTGCTGGTGGGGTTGCAGCTGGATCAACCGCAGCAGGCATGATGTCTTCTGCAGCCGTGGCCAATGGAGGTGGGGTAGCAGCAGGGAGCCTTGTTGCTGCTCTACAGTCAGCAGGTAAAGATGACAAGAAATGGCATTTTTCAATGTAATGTAAACTAAATTTATCAGGACAGTCTTGTTGTTCTGTCATGATTTTAACTAGTATGTTGGACATAAATAGGCCTAATCTGGTTGTTGTTCCTCTAGGAGCTGCAGCACTCACTAGTGTggccacagtggttgtgggaagTGTAGGAGCGGCAGCCGGTGGAGAGGTGGGATGGGTGACGTCGAAGTTCAGGGGGTGACCTCAACATTCAGCCCTATTGACGCTGGGGTCTCATCCTCGCTATGATTATATTGATAATATCATTGATTATACTGAATATTTGGCTTCGTCCCATACTGTATGTGCTGAGCTGTAGGATAGAAAAGTTGACTATAGCACACAGTGTTATGAGGATACTGAATGTTCTCATTGATTTCTGACTGATAAAGAGGATTTGTTGAGTTTGATTAGTGAAAAGATCAGTGAGTATTGCAATGCATTCCCTTGCTATGAAGActgaataaatataaatatattttcaaCTTGCCAATGAGGTTGTGCTTATtggtcaattccattttaatttgGTCAATGTAAGAGATTAATTGAAATTCGATTACATTTTAATGTAGTGGAAATGCATGAAAACTAAAGCATTTGTCTGTATAAAATGACATTTGTGATTGCAGATTTATAGGCTATAAATATTATTGTAGGCCAACTAATGTGGACGGGGGCCCATTCCATTGAAAATCAGTTCAATGTCTTGGTTTGAAGTTACGTTGAGATCATTGATTTGGGCATGGAATTTACATGTTAAATATCGTATTTACTTCCAGTTCTTTTTATTAGAAAATGTTTTATCTTTGCCAGTGGCTAGGTAAACCAACCCAAAGCGTTGATTGCACTACGTCTACAACCAGGCCTGCGTTTTGTTAATTGTGTGGACTACCCTTTTAAAGTGAGCAGGAACCCAGTGGGCAAAACCTGGTTGAAAAGACGTCAATATGGCGTCTTTTTATGACTTCTTACTCTGGTCGCAAACTGGTAGGAAAATgccattattatttattttttatacagtaccagtcaattaaaatatatttgatatttgaggttcttcaaatagccaccctttgccttgatgacagctttgcacaatcttggcattcgctcaaccagcttcaccgttaatgcttttccaacagtcttgaaggagttcccacatatgctgagcacttgttggctgctttttcttcactctgcggtccgactcatcccaaaccatctcaattgggttgatttcgggggattgtggaggccaggtcatctgatgcagcactccatcactctccttcttggtaaaatagcccttacacagcctgttgaaaaacaaatgttagtccctctaaggccaaaccagatgggatggcgtatcactgcagaatgctgtggtagccatgctggttaagcgtgCTTTGAGttctaaacaaatcacagacagtgtcaccagcaaagcacaccataacacctcctcctccgtgctttacggtgggaactacacatgcagagataatccgttcacccacaccaagtctcacaaagacacagtggttggaaccaaaaatctccaatttggactccagaccaaaggacgcatttccaccggtctaatgtccattgcttgtgtttcttggcccaagcaggtctcttcttcttattggtgtcctttagtagtgtttttttttgcagcaattcgaccatgaaggcctgatttacacagtcccctgaacagttgatgttgagatgtttctgtgacttgaactccg is drawn from Coregonus clupeaformis isolate EN_2021a chromosome 25, ASM2061545v1, whole genome shotgun sequence and contains these coding sequences:
- the LOC121539205 gene encoding interferon alpha-inducible protein 27-like protein 2A, which produces MVAVSVIAMAVGTGTAALLMAPVALGVMGFGAGGVAAGSTAAGMMSSAAVANGGGVAAGSLVAALQSAGAAGLTSVATVVVGSVGAAAGGAVGWVTSKFRG
- the LOC121538786 gene encoding interferon alpha-inducible protein 27-like protein 2A isoform X1, coding for MVAVSVIAMAVGTGTAAMLMAPVALGVMGFGAGGVAAGSTAAGMMSSAAVANGGGVAAGSLVAALQSAGAAALTSVATVVVGSVGAAAGGEVGWVTSKFRG
- the LOC121538786 gene encoding interferon alpha-inducible protein 27-like protein 2A isoform X2, coding for MVAGTAAMLMAPVALGVMGFGAGGVAAGSTAAGMMSSAAVANGGGVAAGSLVAALQSAGAAALTSVATVVVGSVGAAAGGEVGWVTSKFRG